The following coding sequences lie in one Vicugna pacos chromosome 5, VicPac4, whole genome shotgun sequence genomic window:
- the RNF228 gene encoding RING finger protein 228 — MAAPGSDSSSSGGGGGGGGERSPASSPGSSTRTRGAVAGARGSGDAGARSAAVIVPGLPPLEDYECKICYNYFDADRRAPKLLACLHTFCQECLSQLQLRAAAAANPAAPERPLRPPPWHGPPGAIACPVCRHRTPLPDSRVHGLPNNTKLAEAFPLARRASQDPLPQDRLPPLPPRRPVPAAAPSPAGAPPPPPAEHAARGARAYESCQNCKRAALTAGCVCVVFSFLSMVVLLFTGLIFVNHYGGGGAPPGGGAPPGAAPAAGSPSPSPVGPICLSVASILALFSVVVTWVICWLKYRPEGAAAGSAGGGGGGGSGPRARAAATRGARRSDT; from the coding sequence ATGGCAGCGCCGGGGAGcgacagcagcagcagcggcggcggcggcggcggcggcggcgagcggaGCCCAGCCAGCAGCCCCGGGAGCTCGACAAGAACCAGGGGCGCCGTGGCGGGAGCCCGGGGCAGCGGGGACGCGGGAGCCCGGAGCGCAGCGGTGATAGTCCCCGGCCTCCCTCCGCTCGAGGACTACGAGTGCAAAATCTGCTACAACTACTTCGACGCGGACCGGCGCGCGCCTAAGCTGCTGGCGTGCCTGCACACCTTCTGCCAGGAGTGCCTGAGCCAGCTGCAgctccgcgccgccgccgccgccaaccCCGCCGCGCCTGAGCGCCCGCTGCGCCCGCCGCCCTGGCACGGCCCGCCCGGCGCCATCGCGTGCCCGGTGTGCCGCCACCGCACGCCACTGCCCGACAGCCGCGTGCACGGCCTGCCCAACAATACCAAGCTTGCCGAGGCCTTCCCGCTTGCCCGGCGCGCCTCTCAAGACCCGCTACCCCAGGACCGCCTACCGCCGCTGCCCCCGCGCCGCCCAGTGCCCGCCGCGGCCCCTTCTCCCGCTggggccccgccgccgccgcccgcggagCACGCGGCCCGCGGAGCACGCGCCTACGAGAGCTGCCAGAACTGCAAGCGCGCCGCGCTCACCGCCGGCTGCGTGTGCGTcgtcttctccttcctctccatgGTGGTGCTGCTCTTCACCGGCCTCATCTTTGTCAACCACTACGGCGGCGGCGGGGCGCCCCCCGGAGGCGGGGCGCCCCCTGGCGCGGCCCCGGCAGCCGGTTCGCCCTCGCCTTCGCCCGTGGGGCCCATCTGTCTGTCGGTGGCCAGCATCCTAGCTCTCTTCTCGGTCGTCGTCACTTGGGTCATCTGCTGGCTCAAGTACCGGCCCGAGGGCGCGGCCGCAGGCTCGgctgggggcggcggcggcggcggcagtggcccGAGGGCGCGGGCAGCGGCGACGAGAGGCGCGCGGAGGAGCGACACGTAG